From Anaerococcus urinomassiliensis:
ACAAGCCAACAGAGCCAGGCAAGCCAGGTGAAGACAAACCAGAAGAACCAGGTAAGCCAGGTGAAGACAAGCCAACTGAACCAAGTAAGCCAGGTGAAGAGAAACCAACCGAACCAGGCAAACCAGGTGAAGACAAACCAGAAGAACCAGGCAAACCAGGTGAAGACAAACCAGAAGAACCAGGTAAGCCAGGTGAAGAAAAACCAAATGAACTAGGCAAGCCAAATACACCAGAAACAGAGAATCCAAAATATCCAGAGAAACCAAACTATAATGGCAACAACAATATAGTTACTAATCCGGGTAATAAATCTGAAAATAATAAAACAGTAGAAACAGAAACTTTGAATAATCAAAAAACTCAAAAGGATTCAAGTTCAAAAGACGGCAACAAAACTGCTAACACGAACGTTAAAACAGGTGTAAGTGGTACAATTAGCGTAGCATCAATATTAGCAGCAGCAAGTGCTGGATTATTAGCTAGCAAAAAGAAAAAAGAAGATGAATAATGGTTCAGTATAAAAAGTGGAGTTTATCTCCACTTTTTATTTGCCCATTTATATATTGATTATGAACTGATCTTAATACTTTATTATTTGTTCATTAGTTCGGACATAAAAATACCCCCATAATATAGCAAAGTATGTACTGACCCCCAAAAGTTGGACTTAAAAACCAACTTAAGGAGGTCAGTTTTTTAATGACAAAATACAGCACAGAATTTAAGATGAAATTAGTAAAAGAATATCTTGAAGGAAAAATAGGATACAGAGAATTAGCAAAAAAATACAATATCCCAGACAAGCATACTATTAGAACGTGGGTTAATGCTTACCAATCCCAAGGTTATGATGGACTAAAAGTATCAAGAAAGAATAATAGTTACACTTTAGAATTTAAACTAAATGTAGTAAACTTGTATTTAACAGGAGAAATGTCCTATCAAAGCCTATCAAACAATCTTAAAATCAATAATCCATCAATAATCGCTCGATGGGTTAATGAATATAGAAAAGAAGGAATTGAAGGACTTAGACCCAAGAAGAGAGGAAGACCTTCAAAAATGGCAAAAACACCAGAGAAATCAAAAGATATAAAATTAGAATCAACATCACAATTAACCAACGAAGAAGATAATTCATTAAATGAAGCACAACTAAAAGAAAAAATAAAGAAGTTAGAAGAAAAAAACTATTGGCTTCAACTAGAAAATGATGCAATAAAAAAAAAGATAGAATTGTCTCAAATGACAGATGCAGAAATAAGACAATTGCTAAAACAATCGAAGTCTTAAGAAGTAAATACAAACTTAAAGATTTGCTAATCTACTTTAACCTTCCAAAATCGACCTACATGTATTGGCAAAAAAGGCTAGAGCTGCCAAGCAAAGACAAAGAAATTGAATCAAAAATATTAAAAATCAGAAAAGACAATCCAAACTATGGCTACAGAAGGATAACAGCAATATTAAAAAGATTAGGACTAACAATAAACAAAAAGAAAGTACAAAGGTTAGTTCAAAAATTAAAAATACAAGTAAAGAACTTTTCAAGGAAAACAAGAAAATACTCATCATACAAGGGAACTGTTGGTAAAGTAGCAGACAATAAGATAAAAAGAAACTTCAAAGTAGAAAAACCATATACCCAAATAACGACAGATACAACAGAATTTAAGTATTTAGAAAAAGATAAATCAGGAAACTATCAAATAAAGAAACTCTATCTAAATCCATACCTAGATATGTACAACAGTGAAATACTAAGCTATGAAATATCAAAGAAACCAACACTAGAACCAATTCTAAAAGCCTTAGATAGAGCAATAAAAATAACTAACAAAAGCAAGGAAGAAAGAATATTTCACTCAGATCAAGGCTGGGCATATCAAGTAAAGCAGTACACATCAAAACTAGAATCCAATGGCATAATCCAATCTATGTCCAGAAAAGGAAACTGCTTGGACAACTCACCAATGGAAAACTTCTTTGGAATACTAAAACAAGAAATATATTATGGAAGAAAATTCTACTCATATGAACACTTAAAACAAACAATTGAAGATTTTATAAAATATTACAACGAAGAAAGAATAAAAGAAAAATTAGGATATTTAAGTCCGGTG
This genomic window contains:
- a CDS encoding IS3 family transposase, which translates into the protein MEVLRSKYKLKDLLIYFNLPKSTYMYWQKRLELPSKDKEIESKILKIRKDNPNYGYRRITAILKRLGLTINKKKVQRLVQKLKIQVKNFSRKTRKYSSYKGTVGKVADNKIKRNFKVEKPYTQITTDTTEFKYLEKDKSGNYQIKKLYLNPYLDMYNSEILSYEISKKPTLEPILKALDRAIKITNKSKEERIFHSDQGWAYQVKQYTSKLESNGIIQSMSRKGNCLDNSPMENFFGILKQEIYYGRKFYSYEHLKQTIEDFIKYYNEERIKEKLGYLSPVEYREKNVA
- a CDS encoding helix-turn-helix domain-containing protein, which gives rise to MTKYSTEFKMKLVKEYLEGKIGYRELAKKYNIPDKHTIRTWVNAYQSQGYDGLKVSRKNNSYTLEFKLNVVNLYLTGEMSYQSLSNNLKINNPSIIARWVNEYRKEGIEGLRPKKRGRPSKMAKTPEKSKDIKLESTSQLTNEEDNSLNEAQLKEKIKKLEEKNYWLQLENDAIKKKIELSQMTDAEIRQLLKQSKS